The nucleotide sequence CCGCCCGGATCCGGCTGGAAGTGATCGGTGGCGAGCCGGTCGCCCTGGTGCACACCGCGATGGCCGAGGTCGGCCAGGGCGGTGTCACCGTGCACGCCCAGATCGCCCGCACCGAGCTGGGCGTCGACCAGGTCACCATTCACCCGGCCGACACCAGGGTCGGCTCGGCCGGTTCCACCTCCGCCTCCCGCCAGACGTATATGACGGGCGGTGCCGTCAAGCACACCTGCGAGGCGGTCCGGGAGGAGGTGCTGCGGCGCGGCCGGGAGCGGTTCGGCGCCTCCCACCCCGCCTGGGCGGAGCCCGCCCGGCTGCGGCTGGCGGACGGCAAGGTGGTCACCGACGGCGGTGAGGTGATCGGCGACCTGGCCGGGATCCTCGGCGACGAGGCGATCGACCTGGAGCGGGAGTTCCGGCACCGGCCGACCGAGCCGTTCGATCTGCGCACCGGCCAGGGCTTCGGCCATGTGCAGTACTCCTTCTGCGCCCATCGCGCGGTCGTCGAGGTCGACACCGAGCTGGGCCTGGTCAAGGTGGTCGAGCTGGCGGCGGCGCAGGACGTGGGCAAGGCGATCAACCCGCTGTCGGTGGTCGGGCAGATCCAGGGCGGTTCCACGCAGGGGCTCGGGCTCGCCGTGATGGAGGAGATCGTCGTCTCGGCGGACGGGGCGCGGGTGCGCAATCCGTCGTTCACGGACTATCTGATCCCCACCATCCTGGACACCCCCGCCATGCCGGTGGACGTGCTGGAGCTGGCCGACGACAACGCCCCGTACGGGCTGCGCGGCGTCGGCGAGGCGCCCACGCTCTCCTCGACCCCGGCCGTCGTCGCCGCCATCCGCGCGGCGACGGGCCTGCCCCTGAAGCGCGTGCCCGTGCGCCCGGAGCACCTGACGGGTACCTGAGGGCAGATATCGGGAGCCGAGTGCGTTGTTCCGGATATCGATGTGCCGCGTATCGATGCGCCGCCCAAGGAGCTGATCACCATGCTGGACATCGCCGCCGAGCTGCACCGCTGGTGCGAGGAGGGCCGGGACTTCGCCGTCGCCACCGTGGTCTCCGTGGGCGGCAGCGCGCCCCGGCAGCCCGGGGCCGCCCTCGCCGTGGACGCCGAGGGCACGGCGATCGGCAGCGTGTCCGGCGGCTGTGTCGAGGGCGCGGTGTACGAGCTGTGCCAGGAGGCGCTGCGCACCGGCGAGACCGTACGGGAGACCTTCGGCTACTCCGACGAGGACGCCTTCGCGGTCGGCCTGACCTGCGGCGGAGTCATCGATGTCCTGGTCACCCCGGCCCCGGCGGCCGACCGCCGGGTGCGCCCGGTGCTGGCCGCCGCCGCGTCGGCCGCCGCCGACGGCCGGACGGCGGCGCTGGCCCGGATCGTGGACGGCCCGCCCGAGCTGCTGGGCCGCGCCCTGCTCGTCCGCCCGGACGACGGCTGGGACGGCACCCTGGGCGGCCACCCCGAGCTGGACCGTACGGCGGCCGCGGAGGCCCGCGCCCTGCTGGACGCCGGGCGCACCGCGACCGTGGTCATCGGCGCCGAGGGAAGCCGCTGCGGGCAGCCCGTCACCCTGCTCGCCGAGGCCAGCGTCCCGCCGCCGCGCATGATCGTCTTCGGGGCGGTCGACTTCGCGAGCGCGCTCGTACGGATCGGGAGGTTCCTGAACTACCACGTCACGGTCTGCGACGCCCGTCCGGTCTTCGCGACCGCGCTCCGCTTCCCGGACGCCGACGAGGTGGTCGTCGACTGGCCGCACCGCTATCTGGAGAAGACCGAGGTGGACGCCCGCACGGTGCTGTGCGTGCTCACCCACGACCCGAAGTTCGACGTGCCGCTGCTGGAGCGGGCGCTGCGGCTGCCCGTGGCGTACGTCGGCGCGATGGGCTCCGCCCGCACCCACCGGGACCGGCTGCGGCGGCTGCGCGAGGCCGGGGTGGGCGAGCCGGAGCTGGCCCTGCTGCGCTCCCCGATCGGCCTCGACCTCGGCGCCCGTACGCCAGAGGAGACCGCGCTGTCCATCGCCGGCGAGATCGTCGCGAACCGGCGGGGCGGCAGCGGAACACCGCTGACGGGTGCCCGGACCCCGATCCACCACGACACCCGGGCGGCCTCGGACCGGATCGACTCGGTCGCCTGACGTGACCTGACGTCACCTGACATCAGATCAGATCACAGAAGGATCGTCCGACATAAGGCCACTCCTGAGCGGGAAAAACCCTCCGCCACCTGGCGGAGGCTTCTCTTGCCGGACGCCGTTTTCTGAGTGAGAGTCAGAAATCGACCTTGGTTCTGCCGCCCCCTGGAGTGCGCACGTGCGTAAGAGACGCAAGATTCTCACCGTGTCGACGGCCGTCGTGGCCGCGGCCACCCTGCCCCTGTTGATCAGCCCCGTGGTGAGCGCGGCCGCGCGGGAGGACGACGACGATTCCTCCCGCATCGCCCGCCTCTATGCCCCGCCCCCCGACCGGGACTCCTTCCGCCAGGTGGCCCGGCTCGCCTGGCGGGGCGACTTCCGCGACTCCGCCGGGCTCCTCGCCATGGTGCGGACGCCGCAGGCGGTCTGGTACGGGGACGAGACCCCGGAGCAGATCGAGCGGCTGGTCCGCAGGACGACGCGGAGCGCCGACGTGCAGGGGAAGCTGCCGGTCCTCGCCCTCTACAAC is from Streptomyces hygroscopicus and encodes:
- a CDS encoding XshC-Cox1-family protein; amino-acid sequence: MLDIAAELHRWCEEGRDFAVATVVSVGGSAPRQPGAALAVDAEGTAIGSVSGGCVEGAVYELCQEALRTGETVRETFGYSDEDAFAVGLTCGGVIDVLVTPAPAADRRVRPVLAAAASAAADGRTAALARIVDGPPELLGRALLVRPDDGWDGTLGGHPELDRTAAAEARALLDAGRTATVVIGAEGSRCGQPVTLLAEASVPPPRMIVFGAVDFASALVRIGRFLNYHVTVCDARPVFATALRFPDADEVVVDWPHRYLEKTEVDARTVLCVLTHDPKFDVPLLERALRLPVAYVGAMGSARTHRDRLRRLREAGVGEPELALLRSPIGLDLGARTPEETALSIAGEIVANRRGGSGTPLTGARTPIHHDTRAASDRIDSVA